Genomic window (Kosakonia sp. BYX6):
TTTGTGGTAGGTCGAGGGAATGTAGACAGGCACATTTCGTTGGCGGGCGAAGCGTTTGGTTGGTGGCTGCGTAAAACTGGCTGCTCAAAACGATTGATGGAGTGACGTGATGATCGCAGTACTGTTTGAAGCCGATATCGCCGCAGATCAGCAACCGCGCTATTTGCAACTTGCCGCCGAGCTAAAGCCGCTGCTGGCGGAGATCGACGGCTTTATTGCTATTGAGCGCTTTCAAAGCCTGAGTACGGAAGGAAAAATTTTATCGCTCTCCTGGTGGCGCGATGAAGAGTCAGTACTGGCCTGGAAACAAAATATGCTGCACCAGGCCGCGCAGGCTGAAGGGCGACGATCGATTTTCGCTTTTTACCGCATCCGCGTCGCAACGGTGTTTCGCGACTATTCATCTGCCACCAGGAAGCCATGATATGTTCGATATCCACGTTATTCTTAATAATGCCCCCGGCGAATTAGCGGCGCTTGGCGAAACGCTCGGCAACAATGGTGTCGGGTTGGAGGGCGGCGGGGTGTTTACCGTTGCGGGCAAGTGCCACGCGCACTTTTTGGTTATCGAGGGTGAGCGTGCGCGCAAGGTGTTGCTGGCAGCCGGGTTCACGGTGCAAAGCGTGGTTCAACCGGTTATTCGTAAACTGAAGCAGGAGAAACCGGGGGAGCTGGGCGAGATTGCCCGCACGCTAGCGCAGCAGGGTATCAATATTATTGTGCAGTACAGCGATCACGATAATCGCTTGATCCTGCTGACCGATAATGATCCACTGGCCCGCGAGGCCACACAACGTTGGGAAGTTCCGATCGAATGAGTTTACCCGGTTTAGATAATTCGCCGTTCGCACTGGAAGAGGCGCTCTCTGCGGTTGCCAGCGCGATGGCCGATCCTTCCCGCGCGCGAATGTTGTGCGCATTGATGGATGGGCGAGCGTGGACGGCGACCGAATTGAGCGCGGTGGTGGATATTGCCGCCTCGACGGCGAGCGCGCATCTGACAAAGTTGCTCAACAGTGGTTTGCTGGTTTGCGTGTCGCAAGGGCGGCACCGCTATTACCGGCTGGCCGGCAGCGATGTTGCCGCGCTACTGGAGACGATGATGGGCGTGTCGATGAAAGGCGCGCAATCCCCGGCGACCCGCACGCCGGTGGCACTGCGCCAGGCGCGCACTTGCTACGATCATCTTGCCGGGGAGATCGCCGTGGACATTTATGCGTTTATGCAGCGAGAAGGTTGGATAACCCACGACGGTAGCGCCGTCACCGACCACGGCAAACGCAGCCTGGAAAAAATAGGTGTTACCCTCGATCCGCGCAGCCGCCGCAAACCCTGTAGCGCCTGCCTCGACTGGAGTGAACGGCGTTTTCACCTCGGCGGCGATACTGGTGCCGCGCTGCTTATCGCCTTCGAACACCGCGGCTGGCTTAAGCGCACGCCGGGCTACCGCGAAGTCACCGTAACCGAAGAGGGAAAAGCGGGGTTTTTGAGGGTATTTGGTGTGGCGACAGGCACGCTGTAAGCATAACGCGCAATGACTTCAGGGAATGGATAGGATGCGCTTCAGTTTTCTTTTTATCTCTTTCTTGAGCTCGCACGTGGCCGCCGGGCGGCGACCACGTAGGGTGAGAAGAACTTACAACGTGCCGGTACCGCCGTCGGAACACCACACCTGCCCGGAGCTGTAGCTACTTTCCGGGGAGGCTATCGTCACATACAGCGGGGCGATTTCTACCGGCTGACCAGGGCGTTTCAGCGGTGCGCTGGCGCCAAACTGTTTCACTTTTTCCTGCGGCTGGCCGCCGCTCGACTGCAATGGTGTCCAGTAAGGCCCGGGGGCGACCGCATTCACGCGAATGCCCTTTTCACCGAGCTGTTGGGCGAGGGATTTGGTGAAGGCGACAATCGACGCTTTGGTCTGCGCGTAATCCAGCAGGATCGGGCTTGGCTGATACGCCTGCACCGACGAGGTATTAATGATGCTGGCACCGCGCGGCAGGTGTTCCACAGCCGCTTTGGTTATCCAGAACATCGCGTAGACGTTGGTTTTAAAGGTGGCGTCGAAATCTTCGGTGCTCAGGGTGAGAATCGACTCGTTGAACTGCTGACGACCGGCGTTATTGACCAGGATATCCAGCCCGCCGAGGCCAGCAACCGCGTCTTTCACCAGCTTTTTACAAAATTCTTCGGAACGGATGTCGCCAGGTAGGGCGATCGCTTTGCGGCCTTCCGCTTCAATCAGCTTGATCACTTCTGCGGCGTCCGACTCTTCTTCCGGCAAATAACCAATCGCCACATCCGCGCCTTCGCGGGCATAAGCAATGGCGACGGCACGTCCAATCCCGGAATCACCGCCGGTAATCAACGCCTTGCGTCCGGCCAAACGGCCTGAACCGCGGTAGCTGGTTTCGCCGTGATCCGGTACCGGAATCATCTTGCTGGCAAGACCCGGTATGGGTTGTGGTTGCTCGACGAAAGGAGGGGTAGGGTATTGCGGCGCTAAGGTATTTTTAGGGCTTTGCTCTGCCATATTTGCTCCTTGGACGTTGTGAGACACGCCCTTAAGCCTGGCATAGATGTGAGCTTTGTCACGTTAGGTCTGTGTAAACCAGGCCTATACAAAAATGTGCGGCAGCAGAAAAAACGTCTCCGCTGCCGCCGGGATCAGCCGAGATCGGCCCCGTTGCTGGCGATCACTTTCTTATACCACCAGAACGATTTTTTACGGCTGCGCGCCAGCGTGCCGTTGCCTTTATCGTCGCGGTCGACATAGACAAAACCGTAGCGCTTGCTCATTTCGCCGGTCGATGCCGCCACCAGATCGATACAGCCCCAGGTGGTGTAACCGATAACCGGAATGCCATCTTCAATCGCGTCGCCCATCGCGCGGATATGCTCGCGCAAGTAGCTGATGCGGTAATCATCTTCAATCTCGCCGTTGGCGTTGATTTCATCTTTCGCGCCAAGCCCGTTTTCCACCAGGAACAGTGGTTTCTGGTAGCGGTCGTACATCATGTTCATGGTGATGCGCAGACCCAGCGGATCAATACCCCAGCCCCATTCGCTGACTTCAACATGCGGGTTACGCAGTGATTTCACGATGTTGGCGGCGCTGGTGTTATTGGCGTTCATGTCTGCCGACGCGCAGCGCGAGGCGTAATAGCTGAACGAGACAAAATCGACGGTGTTTTTGAGGATCGCATCGTCACCGGCTTCCTTGACGATTTGCACGCCTTTTTCGCGGAACACACGGGCAGAATAGGCCGGGTAGCTGCCGCGCGCCTGCACATCGATAAAGAACAGGTTTTCACGATCTTTTTCCAGCGCCGTCCACACATCGGCCGGTTTGCAGGAGTACGGGTAGAAATTGCCACCCGCCAGCATGCAGCCGACCTGGTTTTGCGGGTTCACTTCATGGGCGATTTTGGTCGCCAGCGCACTGGCGATCAGCTCATGATGCGCGGCCTGGTATTTCACCTGGTCCTGATTTTCACCCTCTTCAAACACCAGCCCGGCACCGGAGAACGGGCTGTGCAGCATGATGTTGATCTCGTTGAAGGTCAGCCAGTATTTCACCAGCCCGTCGAACGCTTCAAAACAGGTGCGGGCGTAACGGGTGAAAAACTCCACCATTTTGCGATTGCGCCAGGAGCCATATTCAATGACCAGATGCATTGGCACATCGAAATGGCACAGCGTCACCAGCGGCTCAATGTTGTACTTTTTGCACTCTTCAAACACCGCGCGGTAAAAGGCGATGCCTTCTGCGTTTGGCGTCAGTTCATCGCCGTTCGGGTAGAGACGGCTCCAGGCAATCGACGTGCGAAACACCGTAAAGCCCATCTCCGCCATCAGCGCGATATCTTCTTTGTAGCGATGGTAAAAATCGATGGCTTCATGGCTCGGGTAATACTCGTCATCGCGCAATGCAAAACGTTTTTCCTGGCCGAGTTTCACCGGCAGGCGGTTTGCGCCGTGTGGGATCATATCGACGGTGGTCAGCCCTTTGCCGCCCTCCCGATATCCCCCTTCCGACTGGTTAGCGGCAAGCGCGCCGCCCCATAAAAATCCTTGCGGAAATACTGACATGCGTTACCTCGCTTCGTTAATCAGGCTCGTGCTTCTTGTACATTAACCGGCTTTGCGGCCTGCGGCTTGTTCTCGGTTTCCACTGGAATATCTTCAAACCCGAGCAGCAGCGTCAGCACAAACGATAGCACTACCGCCAGCGCCATCACGCCAAACACCCAGACAATGCTCATTGGGTTCGCCGGATCGAAGAACTGCACGCTGGTAAATAAGCCCGGTGCCGCCATGGAGTGGCTGGCAAGCCCGGCAATACCCGCGACCGCGCCGCAGATAAAGCCGCTAATCAGGCTGGCGATCAATGGGCGTTTCAGACGCACCGCGACACCGTACAGCGCCGGTTCGGAGATCCCGGCAAGAATCGCGGATGCCGCCGCCGCCAACGCGGTCTGGCGCAGTTCCGGGTTTTTCGTTTTCCACGCCACCGCCAGCGACGAACCGCCGAGCGACAGGTTAGCGCCGATTTCCGACGGCATCACCATGCCTTCTTTACCGGTCTCGGCAATGGTTTGAATGATCGTTGGGGTGAACACGCGGTGCATGCCGGTCATCACCAGCAGTGGCCACAGCGCGCCCATAATGGCGACAGAGAGCCAGCCAAGATAGCCGTGAATGGTGTAAACCAGCGCGGAAATTGCGCTACCGATCCAGATGCCCAGCGGGCCAATCAGCACGATCGCCAGCGGCGCGGCAATCAGCACGATCAGCATCGGTTTGAGGAAGTTTTTCGTCACCGCTGGCGTAATGCGATCCACCCAGCGCTCGATATACGACAGGCACCAGGTCATCACCAGCGCCGGGATCACCGTGTAGGTGTATTTCACCGCGGTCACCGGAATCAGGGCGAATTCAACGTGCTCGCCCTGCGCGGCTTTTGCCATCAAATCGATAAAGCTCGGGTGCACCAACACACCGGCAATGGCAATCGCCAGCGACATATTGGTTTTGAATTTAACGGCGGCTGAGGCGGCAACCATCAGCGGCAGGAAGAAGAACGCGCCATCGCCAATCACCGTCAAAATGGTCAGCGTCGAGGAACCTTTTGGCAGCGCGCCGGACATCTCCAGCACCATCGCCAGCAGTTTTACCATTGAACCGCCGATGATCGCCGGGATCAGCGGCGACATGGTGCCGATCAGCGCATCGAGAATGCCTGCGCCAACCCGGCGTAAGGTCAGTTTCTGTTTTGATTGAACTTCAACCGGCTGCATATTTTGCGGCAGCAGGCTGACCACTTCGCGAAAGGCCTGGGAAACGGTATTGCCGATAATCACCTGGCACTGGTTGTCGTTGCGAACCACGCCCATCACGCCGCTGACGCTTTTCAGCGTTGCGCTGTCGATGCGCGTTTCATCTTTCACCACGAAGCGCAGGCGCGTCATGCAGTGCGTGACAGCGGCGATGTTATCAACACCACCCAGCGCATCCACGACAGCGTGGGCGAGCGCCGCATAATTCTTTGCCATTGGAGTTTTATCCTGTTTAATCAATGCATTATTAAATCACTGCACGCCCTGGCGGCAATGAAACATGAAAATAGGTAACCGGTTCCACAAAATCATGATGAGTTTATGTGGCTATAACAAGATCTAAAAATGAGCAGTTTTCAAAAGCGTGATAACGATCACTTGGTATTCAAAAATGCGCGCTTTTTGACGCATTTGTTAAGTGTTCCAATAAGCGCAGCGCCTGAAGTACACTTCGGGACAGGAAATTTGCAGGGGTGGAAAAATGGCGACAATGCTGGAGGTGGCAAAGCGGGCAGGGGTGTCGAAAGCCACCGTGTCACGCGTGCTGACGGGCAAAGGGTATGTCAGTGAAGAGACAAAAAATCTTGTGTTTCAGGCAATTAGCGAAACAGGTTATCGCCCGAACTTACTGGCGCGCAGCCTCGCCAGCAGCAAAACCCAAACTCTTGGCCTGGTGGTGACCAACACGTTGTATCACGGCGTTTACTTTAGCGAACTGCTGTCGCACGCCGCGCGCATGACCGAGGACAAAGGTCGCCAGTTGTTGTTGGCAGATGGCAAACACAGCGCCGAGGAAGAGCGCCAGGCGATTCAATACCTGCTCGACTTACGCTGTGACGCGGTGATTATTTACCCGCGTTTTCTCAGCGTGGATGAGTTGGACGACATTATCGACAGCCATTCGTTGCCGATCATGGTGCTCAACCGTCGTTTGCGCAAAAACAGCAGCCATTGTGTCTATTCCGATCAACACGCCTCCAGCCAAAGTGCGGTGGCGCAGCTGATTGCGCAGGGCCATCGGGATATCGCGTTTATTACCGGCTCGCTGGATTCGCCCACCGGCATTGAGCGTTTATCCGGCTACAAAGATGCGTTGGTGCAGCAGGGCATTGCCGTGCGTAACGAGCTGATTGTCGAAGGGAAATGGACGCCGTTGAGCGGCGCACAGGCTGTCGAAGAATTGGTCTCCCGCAACGTGCCTTTTACGGCGCTGGTGGCGAGCAATGATGATATGGCGGTCGGCGCTATCAAACAGTTTCACGACAGCGGCATTGCCGTGCCGCAGCAGGTTTCGGTAATTGGTTTTGATGATATCGCGATGGCGCCGTTTACCGTGCCGGCGCTCTCCAGTGTCAAAATCCCGGTCACGGAAATGGTCAAAGAGACCATCAACCGCCTGATCTTTATGCTTGATGGCGGTGAATTTACCTGGCAGCGCACGTTCCCCGGCGAATTAATCCTGCGCGACTCACTGATTGCTGGCCCGCACGCCTGATCTCGTCAGCCGTCATCGTCACTTCTGTCGATGACAGCGCCTTCTTTTATTAATCTTCCTATAAAACAGTAAGTTAAAAATTGGCATGGTTTATGAATACTCCGGCGGGATAAGGCTCTTTGCTGGAGGAAATGATGAACCGATTTATTATGGCCGACGCCGCAAAATGTATTGGCTGTCGTACCTGTGAGGTCGCCTGCGTGGTGTCTCATCAGGAACAGCAAGATTGCGCGGCGCTCACCCCCGAAACTTTTCTGCCGCGTATTCATGTTATTAAAGGCGTCAATGTGTCGACGGCGACGTTGTGTCGTCAGTGCGAAGACGCACCCTGCGCCAACGTCTGCCCGAACGGTGCCATCAGCCGCGATCAAGGTTTTGTGCATGTGATGCAGGAGCGCTGCATTGGCTGCAAAACCTGCGTGGTGGCATGCCCTTACGGCGCGATGGAAGTGGTCGTTCGCCCGGTGATCCGCCACAGCGGCGCCGGTCTGAACGTGCGCGCGGAAAAAGCCGAAGCCAACAAATGTGATTTATGTCACCACAGCGAAAGCGGCCCGGCCTGCATGCAAGCCTGCCCGACAAAAGCGCTGGTGTGTGTCGATCGCGATTTACTGGAACACATGAGCGCTGAAAAACGCCGTCGTGCCGCGCTGGATGGCACCGTTTCGCTGATGTTCTAAACCCTTTACTTTCACTTTTAACAGGTCTGTTACTGATGAAAAAGATCACAAGTGTCTGCCCTTATTGCGGCGCGGGCTGCAAACTGAAACTGGTTGTCGACAACGGGAAAATCATTCGCGCTGAGGCGGCCGACGGTCACACTAACCAGAACGAACTGTGCCTGAAAGGTTACTACGGCTGGGATTTCCTCAACGACACCAAACTGCTGACGCCACGCCTGACCCAGCCGATGATCCGCTATGAAAAAGGCGGCAAATTCACCCCGGTCAGCTGGGACGAAGCGATTCGCTATACCGCCAAACGCCTTGGCGAGATCAAAGCCAAATTCGGCCCGCGCGCCATTATGACGACCGGTTCGTCGCGCGGCACGGGCAATGAAACCAACTACGTGATGCAGAAATTTGCACGCGGCGTGCTCAACACCAATAACGTCGACTGCTGCGCCCGCGTGTGCCACGGCCCGTCTGTCGCCGGGTTGCAAGAAACCCTCGGCAACGGCGCGATGAGCAACTCCATCGGCGATATTGAAAACTCCAGCTGCCTGCTCGTGTTTGGCTACAACTGCGCGGATTCGCACCCGATCGTCGCGCGCCGGGTGATCAAAGCCAAACAAAAAGGGGCGAAAATCATTGTGTGCGATCCGCGGCGTATTGAAACCGCGCGCATCGCCGACCAACACTTGCAACTGAATAACGGCTGCAATATGGCGCTGGTCAACGCCTTCGGCCATGTGCTGCTCGAAGAAGAACTCTACGACAAAGATTATGTCGCGAGCTTCACCACCGGCCTTGAAGCCTACCGTGAAACGGTCAAAGAGTATGCGCCGGAAGCGGTGGAACACCTGACCGGTGTGCCGGCAAAACAGGTACGCCAGGCGATGCGCACCTACGCCGCTGCGCCGTCCGCCACCATTATGTGGGGCATGGGTGTGACGCAATTTGGTCAGGCGGTGGATGTGGTGAAAGGCCTCTCCAGCCTGGCGCTGCTCACCGGTAATCTTGGCCGCGAGCATGTCGGCGTCGGTCCGGTGCGCGGGCAAAACAACGTGCAGGGCGCGTGCGATATGGGCGTTATTCCAAACCAATTCCCTGGTTATCAGGACGTGGTGAACCCGCAAGTGCGGGCGAAATTCGCCAACGCCTGGGGCATCGATCCGGCGGTCATGGACGACAAAGTGGGCGTGCGCATTACCGAAGTGCCGCACCTGGCGCTGGAGGGCAAAGTGAAAGCCTACTACATCATGGGCGAAGATCCGTTGCAGACCGAGGCGGATCTCGGGCTGGTGCGCAAAGGCTTTGAAGCTCTCGATTTTGTCGTGGTGCAAGATATCTTTATGACCAAAACCGCCGAACAGGCGGACGTGCTGCTGCCTGCCACTTCGTGGGGTGAACACGGCGGCGTCTTTACCTGCGCCGACCGGGGTTTCCAGCGTTTCGAAAAAGCCATCGAACCGATGTACAACGTCAAACGCGACTGGGAAATCATCAGCCTGATTGCCACGGAAATGGGCTACCCGATGCATTACGACAACAACCAGCAGATTTGGGATGAGCTGCGCGAATTGTGCCCGCTGTTTTACGGGGTGACTTACGAAAAAATGGGCGATATGGGACATGTGCAGTGGCCGTGCCCGACGCTTGATCACCCCGGCACGCCGTATCTGTATCAGAACAATAAATTTGATACGCCGGACGGCAAAGGCCACCTGTTCGCCGCACAATGGCGTGCGCCCGCCGAACGTCCGGATGACGCGTTTCCGCTGGTGCTCTGTACGGTGCGTGAAGTGGGGCACTATTCTTGCCGTTCAATGACCGGTAACTGCGCGGCGCTGCAAACCCTCGCCGACGAACCCGGCTTTGTGCAGATCAACCCGCAAGATGCGCAGGCGCTGGGCATTAAAGATCGCCAACTGGTGTGGGTCGAATCCCGCCGTGGCAAAGTGATCACTCGCGCCGATGTGAGCGAGCGTGTTAATCACGGCAGCGTTTATATGACCTACCAGTGGTGGATTGGCGCGTGCAACGAACTGACGCAGGATAATCTGGACCCGATTTCCAAAACGCCGGAAACCAAATATTGCGCGGTGCGGGTGAGTGCGATCAACGATCAGCCCTGGGCGGAAGCGTACACTCAGAGCACTTATCAACAGATGAAGACTCGCCTGCGTAACGCGGCGATGCAATGACGATATGACCAACAGCAACGGTGTCTGCTTACGCGTTTATGGGAAGGTGCAAGGGGTGGGGTTTCGCCCCTTTGTCTGGCAACTGGCGCAGCAGCTCGGGCTGAAGGGCGATGTCTGTAACGATGCGCAGGGTGTGGAAGTGCGTTTGCTCGGCGACGAGCGCAAGTTTCTCACCCTGTTGCAGCAACACTGCCCGCCGCTGGCGCGCATTGATCGCGTGGAGCACGCGCCGTTTCACTGGCACTCTATGCCCGGCGATTTCACCATTCGCCACAGCGCGGGCGGCACGATGAACACGCAAATCGTCCCCGATGCGGCAACCTGTCCTGCTTGTCTGGCGGAAATGTTCACGCCCGGCGAGCGCCGCTTTCGCTATCCGTTTATCAACTGTACCCACTGCGGGCCGCGCTTCACCATTATCAACGCCATGCCCTATGACCGGCCTTACACGGTGATGGCCGCTTTTCCGCTGTGCCCGGCGTGCGATGCAGAGTATCGCAACCCGCTGGATCGGCGTTTTCATGCCCAGCCGGTCGCTTGCCCGCAATGCGGGCCGCAACTGGCGTGGCAGGATGATTCGTACCGGGCGAGCGGTGAAGAGGCGTTACAAATGGCCGTCGCGCTGTTAAAAAGCGGCGGAGTGGTGGCGATCAAAGGCGTCGGCGGCTTTCACCTTGCCTGCGATGCCAGCAATCAAGCCGCCGTTGAACATTTGCGGGCGCGTAAACATCGCCCGGCGAAACCGTTGGCGGTAATGCTGCCCGCAAGTACCGATCTGCCTGCGGATGCGCGGCGCTTACTCTCCACGCCCGCCGCGCCGATTGTGCTGGTGGACAAAGCCAGCGTCAGCGGGTTATGCGACGCCATCGCGCCCGGCCTTGATGAAGTGGGCGTGATGCTGCCGGCCAACCCGCTACAACATCTGTTGGCGCAGGCAATGCAGCGCCCGCTGGTGATGACCTCCGGCAATCTTAGCGGTAAACCGCCCGCCATCACCAACACGCAGGCGCTGGAAGACCTGGCGCAGGTTGCCGACGGTTTTCTGCTGCATAACCGCGATATTGTGCAGCGCATGGATGATTCCGTGCTCCGGGCGAGCGGCGAAATGCTGCGCCGCGCCAGGGGCTTTGTGCCGGATGCGCTGCCGCTTCCCGCAGGGTTTCGCGACATCCCGCCGCTGCTGTGCCTTGGCGCGGACATGAAAAATACCTTTTGTCTGCTGCGCGGTGACGCCGCCGTGCCGGGGCAGCACTTTGGGGATTTGACCGATGAAGGCGTCGAAGCGCAGTGGCGTAGCGCGCTGCGCCTGATGCAGCAAATCTACAATTTCACGCCGCAACAGGTCGTTATTGATGCACATCCCGCGTATCGCACCAGCCAGTGGGCGGAAAGTTATGGTTTGCCGGTGCAAACGGTGCTGCATCATCACGCACACGCCGCCGCTTGCCTGGGCGAGCACGGCTGGCCGCTGGAGGGCGGGGATGTGATTGCGGTTACGCTCGACGGCATCGGCATGGGCGAAAACGGCGCATTGTGGGGCGGCGAATGTCTGCGGGTTAACTACCGCGAATGCGAACTGCTTGGCGGTTTACCTGCCGTGGCGCTGCCGGGCGGGGATTTAGCCGCGCAACAGCCGTGGCGCAATTTATTGGCGCAGATGCTGGCGTTTGTGCCGGGCTGGCAAAATCACCCGGAAACGGCAGAAATCCAGCAGCAGAATTGGCCGCTGTTGGCGCGCGCTATTGAACGAGGCATCAACGCGCCGCGGGCGTCATCTTGCGGGCGGTTGTTTGATGCGCTGGCCTGTGCGCTTGGCTGTGCGCCGCTGCACCTCAGTTATGAAGGGGAAGCTGCCTGTCGGCTGGAAGCGCTGGCACGTCAGGTTTCACACATCGAACATCCGGTTCGCCTGCCGCTGCGTGGCAATCAGCTTGATTTGGAAACCTTCTGGCAAACATGGTTTAACTGGCAAGCCACACCTGAACAGCGAGCGTGGGCGTTTCACGATGCGCTGGCGCACGGGTTTGCGAAGCTGTCGCGCGAACAGGCGATGCTTCGCGATATTCGCACAGTGGTGTTCAGCGGCGGCGTGCTGCATAACCGCCTGCTGAAAACCCGTTTACAGCACTATCTGGCTGATTTTACCTTGCTGTTTCCGCACCAGCTTCCGGCCGGGGATGGCGGGATTGCCTTCGGTCAGGGGCTGGTGGCAGCGGCGCGGGTTATACCGCCAGCGCTTTAAGCAGGGCAAACGCCTCTTTCATCCGATCTTCGCTGACGACAAACGCACGAAGTTTGTCGTCGCTATCCATCCCTTTTGCCACCATGCCGACGGCGTCGGTGGAAATCTGCCAGCGCAGATCGGACCGATGAGTTTCGCCAGCCAGATGCAGCGGCATCAGCGGCGTTTTCACTTTCACCAGCATCGCGGGCAGCGTCAGTTGCGCCGGGTTGCCGGTGAGGTTTTTCGAAAGCGTCAGCGCACTCAGCTGGATCGGTTGCAGGAACGGCAACACCCGACCGTTGATCTCGGCGCAATCACCGAGTGCGAAGATATTCGGGTTGCTGGTTTGCAGCATGCCGTTTACCACAATCCCGCGCCCGGTTTCCAGCCCGGCGGCCTGCGCCAGTGCGCTATGCGGCAACAGACCGGTGGCGGCGACCACCACATCGGCGTCGACAAAACGTTCATCATCAAGCTGCGCGCGCACGCCGTTTTCACGCTCATCAAGCTGCGTTAAGCGCGATGAGAGCAGCAGGCGCACGCCCATTGCCGTCAGGCAGTGTTGCAGGCGGCCGCTCACTTCCGGCGGCATCAGCGAAGGCAGAATGCTCGGCGCGTTATCCAGCACGGTCACGGTTTTGCCCGCGCGGCGAAAATCCATCGCCAGCTCGCAGCCAATCAGCCCCGCGCCGACAATCAACACGTTGTTGGCATCGCGCAGTTTGGCTTCGCAGGCGTGATACTCCTGCAAGCTGTTGAGCGTTAGCATTTGCTCGCGCCCCGGCAGCGGCGGCACAAACGCTTTCGCCCCGGTTGCCAGCACTAATTTGTCGTACTGCCACTGTTTGTCCGCGCTTTTCACCACCTGCGCGTGAGTGTCGATAGCGGAGACAAAGGTGTAGGGAAACAGCCGCAGGTTAAACTGCTCGGCAAACTCGCCCGCCGTCTGGCGAATCAACTCATCGGCGCGCTGCGCCTGGCTAATCACATGGCTGAGATCCGGTTTGTTGTACTCTTCCATGCCGTCGGCGGCGATCAGGGTGAGCGGCACGTTGCTATCCAG
Coding sequences:
- the fdhF gene encoding formate dehydrogenase subunit alpha; translated protein: MKKITSVCPYCGAGCKLKLVVDNGKIIRAEAADGHTNQNELCLKGYYGWDFLNDTKLLTPRLTQPMIRYEKGGKFTPVSWDEAIRYTAKRLGEIKAKFGPRAIMTTGSSRGTGNETNYVMQKFARGVLNTNNVDCCARVCHGPSVAGLQETLGNGAMSNSIGDIENSSCLLVFGYNCADSHPIVARRVIKAKQKGAKIIVCDPRRIETARIADQHLQLNNGCNMALVNAFGHVLLEEELYDKDYVASFTTGLEAYRETVKEYAPEAVEHLTGVPAKQVRQAMRTYAAAPSATIMWGMGVTQFGQAVDVVKGLSSLALLTGNLGREHVGVGPVRGQNNVQGACDMGVIPNQFPGYQDVVNPQVRAKFANAWGIDPAVMDDKVGVRITEVPHLALEGKVKAYYIMGEDPLQTEADLGLVRKGFEALDFVVVQDIFMTKTAEQADVLLPATSWGEHGGVFTCADRGFQRFEKAIEPMYNVKRDWEIISLIATEMGYPMHYDNNQQIWDELRELCPLFYGVTYEKMGDMGHVQWPCPTLDHPGTPYLYQNNKFDTPDGKGHLFAAQWRAPAERPDDAFPLVLCTVREVGHYSCRSMTGNCAALQTLADEPGFVQINPQDAQALGIKDRQLVWVESRRGKVITRADVSERVNHGSVYMTYQWWIGACNELTQDNLDPISKTPETKYCAVRVSAINDQPWAEAYTQSTYQQMKTRLRNAAMQ
- the hypF gene encoding carbamoyltransferase HypF, producing the protein MTNSNGVCLRVYGKVQGVGFRPFVWQLAQQLGLKGDVCNDAQGVEVRLLGDERKFLTLLQQHCPPLARIDRVEHAPFHWHSMPGDFTIRHSAGGTMNTQIVPDAATCPACLAEMFTPGERRFRYPFINCTHCGPRFTIINAMPYDRPYTVMAAFPLCPACDAEYRNPLDRRFHAQPVACPQCGPQLAWQDDSYRASGEEALQMAVALLKSGGVVAIKGVGGFHLACDASNQAAVEHLRARKHRPAKPLAVMLPASTDLPADARRLLSTPAAPIVLVDKASVSGLCDAIAPGLDEVGVMLPANPLQHLLAQAMQRPLVMTSGNLSGKPPAITNTQALEDLAQVADGFLLHNRDIVQRMDDSVLRASGEMLRRARGFVPDALPLPAGFRDIPPLLCLGADMKNTFCLLRGDAAVPGQHFGDLTDEGVEAQWRSALRLMQQIYNFTPQQVVIDAHPAYRTSQWAESYGLPVQTVLHHHAHAAACLGEHGWPLEGGDVIAVTLDGIGMGENGALWGGECLRVNYRECELLGGLPAVALPGGDLAAQQPWRNLLAQMLAFVPGWQNHPETAEIQQQNWPLLARAIERGINAPRASSCGRLFDALACALGCAPLHLSYEGEAACRLEALARQVSHIEHPVRLPLRGNQLDLETFWQTWFNWQATPEQRAWAFHDALAHGFAKLSREQAMLRDIRTVVFSGGVLHNRLLKTRLQHYLADFTLLFPHQLPAGDGGIAFGQGLVAAARVIPPAL
- the norW gene encoding NADH:flavorubredoxin reductase NorW; this translates as MSAGIVIIGSGFAARTLVKNIRKLDSNVPLTLIAADGMEEYNKPDLSHVISQAQRADELIRQTAGEFAEQFNLRLFPYTFVSAIDTHAQVVKSADKQWQYDKLVLATGAKAFVPPLPGREQMLTLNSLQEYHACEAKLRDANNVLIVGAGLIGCELAMDFRRAGKTVTVLDNAPSILPSLMPPEVSGRLQHCLTAMGVRLLLSSRLTQLDERENGVRAQLDDERFVDADVVVAATGLLPHSALAQAAGLETGRGIVVNGMLQTSNPNIFALGDCAEINGRVLPFLQPIQLSALTLSKNLTGNPAQLTLPAMLVKVKTPLMPLHLAGETHRSDLRWQISTDAVGMVAKGMDSDDKLRAFVVSEDRMKEAFALLKALAV